A section of the Pseudorasbora parva isolate DD20220531a chromosome 2, ASM2467924v1, whole genome shotgun sequence genome encodes:
- the casc3 gene encoding protein CASC3 isoform X3 produces MADRRRRRRRASQDSEEEDESASGSESERSSSASRKPRAREPEPVETPVERVATKRDDESECESEDGVGEAVLSDYDSADLEENGSHTEGGEDEEEGEHFSEDEASRPAVEPKPAAEAPTEELVEAEERDEEVKEVKTDEKGNLAGERQSGDGQESTEDPENKSGSKGQKLDDDEDRKNPAYIPRKGLFFEHDVRGQATEEERPKGRHRKLWKDEGRWEHDKFREEEQAPKSREELIALYGYDIRNGTGPSDGRSYRSRKPRHSGSPSREPRRHRDGEKSVRTTWQGPPPGHRNTPQSVTLQSGPPPASLPAPKPPGRPLTQPPQRSFQGSRASSAPHRTEGRGHLKPSLDGPPPRGVRPQPGEGERGPRLRGRGSYAAHADRSPGVVVEDIRSEEEEEEGEIPTATTTYTAHHYKTERERVPSPRKQDPGPLMEGGSAAGQVRESSPPQERPVEKKSYSLGRRATRTRPSDLSKQASLDETSPTVQQTPATAKSESWQEQSDAGTQGGLTGLDQDLARLSLAGQNWTQNPSSYLQAEMRGIRGSMHMAGGPPQYGNMEDIGVGGGRAKRYSSQRQRPVPEPAPMHIGVMEGHYYEPMSFQGPIYTHGDSPAPLPPQGMLVQPEMHLPHPTHPGHPGLHPHQSGGPMPNPALYAAPPVSLSPGQPPPQQLLPPPFYPPPGVMTFGNTNYPYPAGATLPPMYPNPQAQSQVYGGVTYYDTMQQQAQPKRSPPRRSSHPVTVRPPPPEDQSRKAAEEIRS; encoded by the exons ATGGCGGACCGGCGGCGACGGAGACGGCGCGCCTCTCAGGACAGCGAGGAGGAGGACGAATCCGCTTCGGGCTCCGAGAGCGAGAGATCTTCCTCGGCCAGCCGGAAGCCTCGCGCGAGAGAACCCGAGCCGGTCGAAACACCAGTGGAGCGCGTCGCCACCAAAAGAGACGATGAGtcggagtgt GAAAGTGAAGATGGTGTTGGTGAAG CAGTGCTATCAGACTATGACAGCGCTGATCTGGAGGAGAATGGATCGCACACGGAG GGAGGAGAAGATGAGGAGGAAGGAGAGCATTTCAGTGAAGACGAGGCCTCGCGTCCGGCTGTAGAACCGAAGCCCGCTGCAGAGGCCCCGACAGAAGAGCTTGTTGAAGCGGAGGAGAGAGATGAAGAGGTCAAGGAAGTTAAAACCGATGAGAAAGGGAATTTAGCTGGGGAGCGACAGAGTGGAGATGGACAG GAAAGCACAGAGGACCCTGAGAATAAATCAGGAAGTAAAGGCCAGAAGCTGGATGATGATGAGGACAGGAAGAATCCAGCCTACATCCCCCGAAAAGGCCTTTTCTTCGAGCACGATGTGAGAGGCCAGGCTACAGAGGAGGAGAG GCCCAAAGGCAGACACAGGAAGTTGTGGAAGGACGAGGGCAGGTGGGAACACGACAAGTTCCGTGAAGAGGAGCAGGCGCCAAAATCTCGCGAAGAGCTTATTGCTCTTTACGGTTATGACATCCGCAACGGCACAGGGCCAAGTGACGGACGATCATACCGCTCCCGAAAACCCAG ACATTCTGGTTCACCCAGTCGGGAGCCTAGGCGTCACCGTGATGGAGAGAAGTCTGTGCGTACAACATGGCAGGGGCCTCCACCTGGCCACCGCAACACCCCTCAGTCTGTTACCCTACAGTCAGGTCCTCCTCCTGCTTCCCTTCCAGCACCCAAACCCCCCGGGCGACCCTTGACTCAGCCTCCCCAGCGCAGCTTCCAGGGCAGTCGAGCCTCGTCTGCCCCCCACAGGACAGAAGGTAGAGGACACCTGAAGCCCAGTCTAGACGGTCCGCCACCTCGAGGCGTGCGGCCACAGCCTGGAGAGGGTGAAAGGGGCCCGAGGCTCAGGGGCCGTGGCTCCTATGCTGCCCACGCTGACCGTAGCCCAGGCGTGGTGGTGGAGGACATCCGCAGtgaggaagaagaggaagagggtGAGATTCCAACAGCCACAACTACATACACCGCTCACCACTACAAGACAGAAAGGGAAAGGGTTCCATCACCACGAAAGCAAGATCCAGGCCCTCTGATGGAAGGGGGCAGCGCAGCTGGTCAGGTGCGAGAATCGTCTCCACCTCAGGAGCGGCCGGTGGAGAAGAAATCGTACTCGCTTGGGCGGAGGGCAACACGAACGCGACCATCTGATCTCAGTAAGCAGGCGTCGTTAGATGAAACCTCGCCCACAGTCCAGCAAACCCCAGCAACTGCAAAGAGCGAGTCGTGGCAAGAGCAAAGTGATGCAGGGACACAAGGTGGACTAACAGGGCTCGACCAGGACCTGGCCCGCCTCAGCCTAGCAGGGCAGAACTGGACCCAAAACCCATCCTCCTACCTGCAGGCTGAGATGAGAG GCATCCGTGGTTCCATGCACATGGCGGGAGGTCCTCCGCAGTACGGAAACATGGAGGATATA GGTGTCGGTGGTGGCCGGGCTAAGCGGTATTCATCACAGCGCCAGAGGCCAGTTCCTGAGCCGGCGCCCATGCACATAGGAGTCATGGAGGGCCACTATTATGAACCTA TGTCTTTCCAGGGACCAATCTACACACATGGGGACAGTCCAGCACCCCTGCCCCCTCAAGGCATGCTTGTTCAACCCGAGATGCACCTGCCTCACCCCACTCACCCTGGACACCCAG GCTTGCATCCGCACCAGTCGGGAGGGCCCATGCCCAATCCGGCTCTTTACGCTGCCCCACCTGTTTCTTTGTCACCTGGGCAACCGCCTCCACAGCAGCTGCTACCCCCACCCTTCTACCCTCCACCAGGTGTCATGACCTTTGGAAACACCAATTACCCGTACCCAGCTGGAGCTACGTTACCTCCAATGTACCCCAACCCCCAG GCACAGTCCCAGGTCTACGGTGGCGTGACGTACTACGACACGATGCAGCAGCAAGCTCAACCCAAACGCTCCCCGCCCCGTCGTTCCTCTCATCCTGTTACAGTCAGGCCTCCCCCTCCTGAG GACCAGAGCAGAAAGGCTGCAGAGGAAATCCGCTCCTAG
- the casc3 gene encoding protein CASC3 isoform X2 translates to MADRRRRRRRASQDSEEEDESASGSESERSSSASRKPRAREPEPVETPVERVATKRDDESECESEDGVGEVLSDYDSADLEENGSHTEGGEDEEEGEHFSEDEASRPAVEPKPAAEAPTEELVEAEERDEEVKEVKTDEKGNLAGERQSGDGQESTEDPENKSGSKGQKLDDDEDRKNPAYIPRKGLFFEHDVRGQATEEERPKGRHRKLWKDEGRWEHDKFREEEQAPKSREELIALYGYDIRNGTGPSDGRSYRSRKPRHSGSPSREPRRHRDGEKSVRTTWQGPPPGHRNTPQSVTLQSGPPPASLPAPKPPGRPLTQPPQRSFQGSRASSAPHRTEGRGHLKPSLDGPPPRGVRPQPGEGERGPRLRGRGSYAAHADRSPGVVVEDIRSEEEEEEGEIPTATTTYTAHHYKTERERVPSPRKQDPGPLMEGGSAAGQVRESSPPQERPVEKKSYSLGRRATRTRPSDLSKQASLDETSPTVQQTPATAKSESWQEQSDAGTQGGLTGLDQDLARLSLAGQNWTQNPSSYLQAEMRGIRGSMHMAGGPPQYGNMEDIGVGGGRAKRYSSQRQRPVPEPAPMHIGVMEGHYYEPMSFQGPIYTHGDSPAPLPPQGMLVQPEMHLPHPTHPGHPGLHPHQSGGPMPNPALYAAPPVSLSPGQPPPQQLLPPPFYPPPGVMTFGNTNYPYPAGATLPPMYPNPQAQSQVYGGVTYYDTMQQQAQPKRSPPRRSSHPVTVRPPPPEVTAYYIQPGEINQDQSRKAAEEIRS, encoded by the exons ATGGCGGACCGGCGGCGACGGAGACGGCGCGCCTCTCAGGACAGCGAGGAGGAGGACGAATCCGCTTCGGGCTCCGAGAGCGAGAGATCTTCCTCGGCCAGCCGGAAGCCTCGCGCGAGAGAACCCGAGCCGGTCGAAACACCAGTGGAGCGCGTCGCCACCAAAAGAGACGATGAGtcggagtgt GAAAGTGAAGATGGTGTTGGTGAAG TGCTATCAGACTATGACAGCGCTGATCTGGAGGAGAATGGATCGCACACGGAG GGAGGAGAAGATGAGGAGGAAGGAGAGCATTTCAGTGAAGACGAGGCCTCGCGTCCGGCTGTAGAACCGAAGCCCGCTGCAGAGGCCCCGACAGAAGAGCTTGTTGAAGCGGAGGAGAGAGATGAAGAGGTCAAGGAAGTTAAAACCGATGAGAAAGGGAATTTAGCTGGGGAGCGACAGAGTGGAGATGGACAG GAAAGCACAGAGGACCCTGAGAATAAATCAGGAAGTAAAGGCCAGAAGCTGGATGATGATGAGGACAGGAAGAATCCAGCCTACATCCCCCGAAAAGGCCTTTTCTTCGAGCACGATGTGAGAGGCCAGGCTACAGAGGAGGAGAG GCCCAAAGGCAGACACAGGAAGTTGTGGAAGGACGAGGGCAGGTGGGAACACGACAAGTTCCGTGAAGAGGAGCAGGCGCCAAAATCTCGCGAAGAGCTTATTGCTCTTTACGGTTATGACATCCGCAACGGCACAGGGCCAAGTGACGGACGATCATACCGCTCCCGAAAACCCAG ACATTCTGGTTCACCCAGTCGGGAGCCTAGGCGTCACCGTGATGGAGAGAAGTCTGTGCGTACAACATGGCAGGGGCCTCCACCTGGCCACCGCAACACCCCTCAGTCTGTTACCCTACAGTCAGGTCCTCCTCCTGCTTCCCTTCCAGCACCCAAACCCCCCGGGCGACCCTTGACTCAGCCTCCCCAGCGCAGCTTCCAGGGCAGTCGAGCCTCGTCTGCCCCCCACAGGACAGAAGGTAGAGGACACCTGAAGCCCAGTCTAGACGGTCCGCCACCTCGAGGCGTGCGGCCACAGCCTGGAGAGGGTGAAAGGGGCCCGAGGCTCAGGGGCCGTGGCTCCTATGCTGCCCACGCTGACCGTAGCCCAGGCGTGGTGGTGGAGGACATCCGCAGtgaggaagaagaggaagagggtGAGATTCCAACAGCCACAACTACATACACCGCTCACCACTACAAGACAGAAAGGGAAAGGGTTCCATCACCACGAAAGCAAGATCCAGGCCCTCTGATGGAAGGGGGCAGCGCAGCTGGTCAGGTGCGAGAATCGTCTCCACCTCAGGAGCGGCCGGTGGAGAAGAAATCGTACTCGCTTGGGCGGAGGGCAACACGAACGCGACCATCTGATCTCAGTAAGCAGGCGTCGTTAGATGAAACCTCGCCCACAGTCCAGCAAACCCCAGCAACTGCAAAGAGCGAGTCGTGGCAAGAGCAAAGTGATGCAGGGACACAAGGTGGACTAACAGGGCTCGACCAGGACCTGGCCCGCCTCAGCCTAGCAGGGCAGAACTGGACCCAAAACCCATCCTCCTACCTGCAGGCTGAGATGAGAG GCATCCGTGGTTCCATGCACATGGCGGGAGGTCCTCCGCAGTACGGAAACATGGAGGATATA GGTGTCGGTGGTGGCCGGGCTAAGCGGTATTCATCACAGCGCCAGAGGCCAGTTCCTGAGCCGGCGCCCATGCACATAGGAGTCATGGAGGGCCACTATTATGAACCTA TGTCTTTCCAGGGACCAATCTACACACATGGGGACAGTCCAGCACCCCTGCCCCCTCAAGGCATGCTTGTTCAACCCGAGATGCACCTGCCTCACCCCACTCACCCTGGACACCCAG GCTTGCATCCGCACCAGTCGGGAGGGCCCATGCCCAATCCGGCTCTTTACGCTGCCCCACCTGTTTCTTTGTCACCTGGGCAACCGCCTCCACAGCAGCTGCTACCCCCACCCTTCTACCCTCCACCAGGTGTCATGACCTTTGGAAACACCAATTACCCGTACCCAGCTGGAGCTACGTTACCTCCAATGTACCCCAACCCCCAG GCACAGTCCCAGGTCTACGGTGGCGTGACGTACTACGACACGATGCAGCAGCAAGCTCAACCCAAACGCTCCCCGCCCCGTCGTTCCTCTCATCCTGTTACAGTCAGGCCTCCCCCTCCTGAGGTAACGGCATATTACATTCAGCCAGGAGAGATCAATCAG GACCAGAGCAGAAAGGCTGCAGAGGAAATCCGCTCCTAG
- the casc3 gene encoding protein CASC3 isoform X1, translated as MADRRRRRRRASQDSEEEDESASGSESERSSSASRKPRAREPEPVETPVERVATKRDDESECESEDGVGEAVLSDYDSADLEENGSHTEGGEDEEEGEHFSEDEASRPAVEPKPAAEAPTEELVEAEERDEEVKEVKTDEKGNLAGERQSGDGQESTEDPENKSGSKGQKLDDDEDRKNPAYIPRKGLFFEHDVRGQATEEERPKGRHRKLWKDEGRWEHDKFREEEQAPKSREELIALYGYDIRNGTGPSDGRSYRSRKPRHSGSPSREPRRHRDGEKSVRTTWQGPPPGHRNTPQSVTLQSGPPPASLPAPKPPGRPLTQPPQRSFQGSRASSAPHRTEGRGHLKPSLDGPPPRGVRPQPGEGERGPRLRGRGSYAAHADRSPGVVVEDIRSEEEEEEGEIPTATTTYTAHHYKTERERVPSPRKQDPGPLMEGGSAAGQVRESSPPQERPVEKKSYSLGRRATRTRPSDLSKQASLDETSPTVQQTPATAKSESWQEQSDAGTQGGLTGLDQDLARLSLAGQNWTQNPSSYLQAEMRGIRGSMHMAGGPPQYGNMEDIGVGGGRAKRYSSQRQRPVPEPAPMHIGVMEGHYYEPMSFQGPIYTHGDSPAPLPPQGMLVQPEMHLPHPTHPGHPGLHPHQSGGPMPNPALYAAPPVSLSPGQPPPQQLLPPPFYPPPGVMTFGNTNYPYPAGATLPPMYPNPQAQSQVYGGVTYYDTMQQQAQPKRSPPRRSSHPVTVRPPPPEVTAYYIQPGEINQDQSRKAAEEIRS; from the exons ATGGCGGACCGGCGGCGACGGAGACGGCGCGCCTCTCAGGACAGCGAGGAGGAGGACGAATCCGCTTCGGGCTCCGAGAGCGAGAGATCTTCCTCGGCCAGCCGGAAGCCTCGCGCGAGAGAACCCGAGCCGGTCGAAACACCAGTGGAGCGCGTCGCCACCAAAAGAGACGATGAGtcggagtgt GAAAGTGAAGATGGTGTTGGTGAAG CAGTGCTATCAGACTATGACAGCGCTGATCTGGAGGAGAATGGATCGCACACGGAG GGAGGAGAAGATGAGGAGGAAGGAGAGCATTTCAGTGAAGACGAGGCCTCGCGTCCGGCTGTAGAACCGAAGCCCGCTGCAGAGGCCCCGACAGAAGAGCTTGTTGAAGCGGAGGAGAGAGATGAAGAGGTCAAGGAAGTTAAAACCGATGAGAAAGGGAATTTAGCTGGGGAGCGACAGAGTGGAGATGGACAG GAAAGCACAGAGGACCCTGAGAATAAATCAGGAAGTAAAGGCCAGAAGCTGGATGATGATGAGGACAGGAAGAATCCAGCCTACATCCCCCGAAAAGGCCTTTTCTTCGAGCACGATGTGAGAGGCCAGGCTACAGAGGAGGAGAG GCCCAAAGGCAGACACAGGAAGTTGTGGAAGGACGAGGGCAGGTGGGAACACGACAAGTTCCGTGAAGAGGAGCAGGCGCCAAAATCTCGCGAAGAGCTTATTGCTCTTTACGGTTATGACATCCGCAACGGCACAGGGCCAAGTGACGGACGATCATACCGCTCCCGAAAACCCAG ACATTCTGGTTCACCCAGTCGGGAGCCTAGGCGTCACCGTGATGGAGAGAAGTCTGTGCGTACAACATGGCAGGGGCCTCCACCTGGCCACCGCAACACCCCTCAGTCTGTTACCCTACAGTCAGGTCCTCCTCCTGCTTCCCTTCCAGCACCCAAACCCCCCGGGCGACCCTTGACTCAGCCTCCCCAGCGCAGCTTCCAGGGCAGTCGAGCCTCGTCTGCCCCCCACAGGACAGAAGGTAGAGGACACCTGAAGCCCAGTCTAGACGGTCCGCCACCTCGAGGCGTGCGGCCACAGCCTGGAGAGGGTGAAAGGGGCCCGAGGCTCAGGGGCCGTGGCTCCTATGCTGCCCACGCTGACCGTAGCCCAGGCGTGGTGGTGGAGGACATCCGCAGtgaggaagaagaggaagagggtGAGATTCCAACAGCCACAACTACATACACCGCTCACCACTACAAGACAGAAAGGGAAAGGGTTCCATCACCACGAAAGCAAGATCCAGGCCCTCTGATGGAAGGGGGCAGCGCAGCTGGTCAGGTGCGAGAATCGTCTCCACCTCAGGAGCGGCCGGTGGAGAAGAAATCGTACTCGCTTGGGCGGAGGGCAACACGAACGCGACCATCTGATCTCAGTAAGCAGGCGTCGTTAGATGAAACCTCGCCCACAGTCCAGCAAACCCCAGCAACTGCAAAGAGCGAGTCGTGGCAAGAGCAAAGTGATGCAGGGACACAAGGTGGACTAACAGGGCTCGACCAGGACCTGGCCCGCCTCAGCCTAGCAGGGCAGAACTGGACCCAAAACCCATCCTCCTACCTGCAGGCTGAGATGAGAG GCATCCGTGGTTCCATGCACATGGCGGGAGGTCCTCCGCAGTACGGAAACATGGAGGATATA GGTGTCGGTGGTGGCCGGGCTAAGCGGTATTCATCACAGCGCCAGAGGCCAGTTCCTGAGCCGGCGCCCATGCACATAGGAGTCATGGAGGGCCACTATTATGAACCTA TGTCTTTCCAGGGACCAATCTACACACATGGGGACAGTCCAGCACCCCTGCCCCCTCAAGGCATGCTTGTTCAACCCGAGATGCACCTGCCTCACCCCACTCACCCTGGACACCCAG GCTTGCATCCGCACCAGTCGGGAGGGCCCATGCCCAATCCGGCTCTTTACGCTGCCCCACCTGTTTCTTTGTCACCTGGGCAACCGCCTCCACAGCAGCTGCTACCCCCACCCTTCTACCCTCCACCAGGTGTCATGACCTTTGGAAACACCAATTACCCGTACCCAGCTGGAGCTACGTTACCTCCAATGTACCCCAACCCCCAG GCACAGTCCCAGGTCTACGGTGGCGTGACGTACTACGACACGATGCAGCAGCAAGCTCAACCCAAACGCTCCCCGCCCCGTCGTTCCTCTCATCCTGTTACAGTCAGGCCTCCCCCTCCTGAGGTAACGGCATATTACATTCAGCCAGGAGAGATCAATCAG GACCAGAGCAGAAAGGCTGCAGAGGAAATCCGCTCCTAG
- the casc3 gene encoding protein CASC3 isoform X4, which yields MADRRRRRRRASQDSEEEDESASGSESERSSSASRKPRAREPEPVETPVERVATKRDDESECESEDGVGEAVLSDYDSADLEENGSHTEGGEDEEEGEHFSEDEASRPAVEPKPAAEAPTEELVEAEERDEEVKEVKTDEKGNLAGERQSGDGQESTEDPENKSGSKGQKLDDDEDRKNPAYIPRKGLFFEHDVRGQATEEERPKGRHRKLWKDEGRWEHDKFREEEQAPKSREELIALYGYDIRNGTGPSDGRSYRSRKPRHSGSPSREPRRHRDGEKSVRTTWQGPPPGHRNTPQSVTLQSGPPPASLPAPKPPGRPLTQPPQRSFQGSRASSAPHRTEGRGHLKPSLDGPPPRGVRPQPGEGERGPRLRGRGSYAAHADRSPGVVVEDIRSEEEEEEGEIPTATTTYTAHHYKTERERVPSPRKQDPGPLMEGGSAAGQVRESSPPQERPVEKKSYSLGRRATRTRPSDLSKQASLDETSPTVQQTPATAKSESWQEQSDAGTQGGLTGLDQDLARLSLAGQNWTQNPSSYLQAEMRGIRGSMHMAGGPPQYGNMEDIGVGGGRAKRYSSQRQRPVPEPAPMHIGVMEGHYYEPMSFQGPIYTHGDSPAPLPPQGMLVQPEMHLPHPTHPGHPGLHPHQSGGPMPNPALYAAPPVSLSPGQPPPQQLLPPPFYPPPGVMTFGNTNYPYPAGATLPPMYPNPQDFCASLHACLSPGTVPGLRWRDVLRHDAAASSTQTLPAPSFLSSCYSQASPS from the exons ATGGCGGACCGGCGGCGACGGAGACGGCGCGCCTCTCAGGACAGCGAGGAGGAGGACGAATCCGCTTCGGGCTCCGAGAGCGAGAGATCTTCCTCGGCCAGCCGGAAGCCTCGCGCGAGAGAACCCGAGCCGGTCGAAACACCAGTGGAGCGCGTCGCCACCAAAAGAGACGATGAGtcggagtgt GAAAGTGAAGATGGTGTTGGTGAAG CAGTGCTATCAGACTATGACAGCGCTGATCTGGAGGAGAATGGATCGCACACGGAG GGAGGAGAAGATGAGGAGGAAGGAGAGCATTTCAGTGAAGACGAGGCCTCGCGTCCGGCTGTAGAACCGAAGCCCGCTGCAGAGGCCCCGACAGAAGAGCTTGTTGAAGCGGAGGAGAGAGATGAAGAGGTCAAGGAAGTTAAAACCGATGAGAAAGGGAATTTAGCTGGGGAGCGACAGAGTGGAGATGGACAG GAAAGCACAGAGGACCCTGAGAATAAATCAGGAAGTAAAGGCCAGAAGCTGGATGATGATGAGGACAGGAAGAATCCAGCCTACATCCCCCGAAAAGGCCTTTTCTTCGAGCACGATGTGAGAGGCCAGGCTACAGAGGAGGAGAG GCCCAAAGGCAGACACAGGAAGTTGTGGAAGGACGAGGGCAGGTGGGAACACGACAAGTTCCGTGAAGAGGAGCAGGCGCCAAAATCTCGCGAAGAGCTTATTGCTCTTTACGGTTATGACATCCGCAACGGCACAGGGCCAAGTGACGGACGATCATACCGCTCCCGAAAACCCAG ACATTCTGGTTCACCCAGTCGGGAGCCTAGGCGTCACCGTGATGGAGAGAAGTCTGTGCGTACAACATGGCAGGGGCCTCCACCTGGCCACCGCAACACCCCTCAGTCTGTTACCCTACAGTCAGGTCCTCCTCCTGCTTCCCTTCCAGCACCCAAACCCCCCGGGCGACCCTTGACTCAGCCTCCCCAGCGCAGCTTCCAGGGCAGTCGAGCCTCGTCTGCCCCCCACAGGACAGAAGGTAGAGGACACCTGAAGCCCAGTCTAGACGGTCCGCCACCTCGAGGCGTGCGGCCACAGCCTGGAGAGGGTGAAAGGGGCCCGAGGCTCAGGGGCCGTGGCTCCTATGCTGCCCACGCTGACCGTAGCCCAGGCGTGGTGGTGGAGGACATCCGCAGtgaggaagaagaggaagagggtGAGATTCCAACAGCCACAACTACATACACCGCTCACCACTACAAGACAGAAAGGGAAAGGGTTCCATCACCACGAAAGCAAGATCCAGGCCCTCTGATGGAAGGGGGCAGCGCAGCTGGTCAGGTGCGAGAATCGTCTCCACCTCAGGAGCGGCCGGTGGAGAAGAAATCGTACTCGCTTGGGCGGAGGGCAACACGAACGCGACCATCTGATCTCAGTAAGCAGGCGTCGTTAGATGAAACCTCGCCCACAGTCCAGCAAACCCCAGCAACTGCAAAGAGCGAGTCGTGGCAAGAGCAAAGTGATGCAGGGACACAAGGTGGACTAACAGGGCTCGACCAGGACCTGGCCCGCCTCAGCCTAGCAGGGCAGAACTGGACCCAAAACCCATCCTCCTACCTGCAGGCTGAGATGAGAG GCATCCGTGGTTCCATGCACATGGCGGGAGGTCCTCCGCAGTACGGAAACATGGAGGATATA GGTGTCGGTGGTGGCCGGGCTAAGCGGTATTCATCACAGCGCCAGAGGCCAGTTCCTGAGCCGGCGCCCATGCACATAGGAGTCATGGAGGGCCACTATTATGAACCTA TGTCTTTCCAGGGACCAATCTACACACATGGGGACAGTCCAGCACCCCTGCCCCCTCAAGGCATGCTTGTTCAACCCGAGATGCACCTGCCTCACCCCACTCACCCTGGACACCCAG GCTTGCATCCGCACCAGTCGGGAGGGCCCATGCCCAATCCGGCTCTTTACGCTGCCCCACCTGTTTCTTTGTCACCTGGGCAACCGCCTCCACAGCAGCTGCTACCCCCACCCTTCTACCCTCCACCAGGTGTCATGACCTTTGGAAACACCAATTACCCGTACCCAGCTGGAGCTACGTTACCTCCAATGTACCCCAACCCCCAG GATTTTTGTGCATCTCTGCATGCTTGTCTCTCTCCAGGCACAGTCCCAGGTCTACGGTGGCGTGACGTACTACGACACGATGCAGCAGCAAGCTCAACCCAAACGCTCCCCGCCCCGTCGTTCCTCTCATCCTGTTACAGTCAGGCCTCCCCCTCCTGA